A section of the Phacochoerus africanus isolate WHEZ1 chromosome 4, ROS_Pafr_v1, whole genome shotgun sequence genome encodes:
- the LOC125125404 gene encoding histone H2A type 3: MSGRGKQGGKARAKAKSRSSRAGLQFPVGRVHRLLRKGNYSERVGAGAPVYLAAVLEYLTAEILELAGNAARDNKKTRIIPRHLQLAIRNDEELNKLLGRVTIAQGGVLPNIQAVLLPKKTESHHKAKGK; this comes from the coding sequence ATGTCTGGTCGAGGCAAGCAGGGAGGTAAGGCGCGCGCAAAAGCTAAGTCGCGCTCCTCGCGCGCAGGCCTGCAGTTTCCTGTGGGTCGAGTGCATCGGCTTCTTCGCAAGGGTAACTATTCTGAGCGCGTGGGTGCGGGCGCGCCTGTGTATTTAGCTGCGGTGCTGGAGTACCTGACGGCTGAGATCCTGGAGTTGGCAGGCAACGCTGCGCGCGACAACAAGAAGACTCGCATTATACCGCGCCACCTGCAGTTGGCCATCCGAAACGACGAGGAGCTTAACAAGCTTCTAGGCCGCGTGACCATCGCTCAGGGCGGCGTCCTGCCCAACATCCAGGCCGTGCTCCTGCCGAAGAAGACCGAAAGCCACCACAAGGCCAAGGGCAAGTGA
- the LOC125125403 gene encoding histone H2B type 3-B, which yields MYKLSGLGGLELFVCWCVRRFANMPDPSKSAPAPKKGSKKAVTKAQKKDGKKRKRSRKESYSIYVYKVLKQVHPDTGISSKAMGIMNSFVNDIFERIASEASRLAHYNKRSTITSREVQTAVRLLLPGELAKHAVSEGTKAVTKYTSSK from the coding sequence ATGTATAAGTTGAGTGGTTTAGGAGGTTTGGAGCTTTTTGTGTGTTGGTGTGTGCGAAGATTTGCCAACATGCCTGATCCGTCCAAATCGGCTCCGGCACCCAAGAAGGGTTCTAAGAAGGCTGTTACCAAAGCGCAGAAAAAAGACGGCAAAAAGCGCAAGCGCAGCCGGAAAGAAAGCTATTCCATCTACGTGTACAAAGTGTTGAAGCAGGTACATCCCGACACGGGCATCTCTTCTAAGGCCATGGGCATAATGAATTCCTTCGTCAACGACATCTTTGAGCGCATCGCCAGCGAGGCTTCCCGCTTGGCGCACTACAACAAGCGCTCTACCATCACGTCTCGGGAGGTGCAGACAGCTGTGCGTCTGCTGTTGCCTGGCGAACTGGCCAAACACGCCGTGTCTGAAGGTACCAAAGCCGTCACCAAGTACACCAGCTCCAAGTGA
- the RNF187 gene encoding E3 ubiquitin-protein ligase RNF187, whose product ALLEGPITAALALPGGPAEAACALCQRAPREPVRADCGHRFCRACVVRFWAEEDGPFPCPECADDCWQRAVEPGRPPLSRRLLALEEAAAAPARDGPASEAALQLLCRADGGPLCATCRMAAGPEPPEWEPRWRKALRGKENKGSVEIMKKDLNDARDLHGQAESAAAVWKGHVMDRRKKALTDYKKLRAFFAEEERRFLKEAEKEEGSPEDEDEDPAERFRSLLQAVSELERRHRNLGLSMLLQPKLTDTRAYGKM is encoded by the exons GCCCTCCTTGAGGGCCCCATCACCGCCGCCCTGGCGCTTCCCGGGGGCCCCGCTGAGGCCGCCTGCGCCCTATGCCAGCGCGCGCCCCGCGAGCCAGTGCGTGCCGATTGCGGCCATCGCTTCTGCCGGGCGTGCGTGGTGCGATTCTGGGCCGAGGAAGACGGGCCCTTCCCGTGTCCCGAGTGCGCCGACGACTGCTGGCAGCGCGCGGTGGAGCCCGGCCGTCCGCCGCTCAGCCGCCGCCTCCTGGCGCTGGAGGAGGCGGCCGCGGCGCCCGCGCGCGACGGTCCGGCCTCTGAGGCGGCGCTGCAGCTCCTGTGCCGTGCCGACGGGGGCCCTCTGTGCGCCACTTGCCGCATGGCCGCGGGGCCCGAGCCGCCCGAGTGGGAGCCCCGCTGGAGGAAGGCGCTGCGCGGCAAG GAGAACAAGGGGTCTGTGGAGATCATGAAGAAAGATCTGAATGATGCTCGTGACCTGCATGGCCAGGCTGAGTCTGCAGCTGCTGTGTGGAAG GGACACGTGATGGACCGGAGGAAGAAGGCCTTGACTGACTACAAGAAGCTTCGGGCCTTCTTTGCCGAGGAGGAACGGCGCTTcctgaaggaagcagagaaagaagaaggatccccagaggatgaggatgaggacCCGGCGGAGAGGTTCAGGTCTCTGCTGCAGGCTGTGTCGGAGCTGGAAAGGAGGCACCGCAACCTGGGCCTCAGCATGCTGCTTCAG